The stretch of DNA TTAATCAGCTAGAATCAAATCAGAGTCGATCTAATAATTCTCCCCTGTGGCAAAGTGCACATCAATTAGTTTTAAACCTTTATTCTTTCACATCCAAATTTCCAAAAGAAGAAATGGATCACTTGACAACTCGTATAAGAAAATCTGCGACTTCCTTACCACTCACAATATTGGAAGGACTCAAAAAAAGGATCCATCGATTACATTAAAGTTCTATCAAAAATGCAGAGGTTATATCGAAGAGATTCGTTATTATTTAATTTTGGCAAATGATTTAAACTATAGTAACGCAAAAATAATTATTTCAGAATTGGAAAAAGTTAATTCTTTATTAAAAAGCGAGTTTAAAATAAAAATCAATTCTGCAGAGGAAACACGATGAAATTATTCGAAGGAAAAGTGGCAGTCGTCACAGGTGGGACATCAGGACTTGGTCAGGCAGTTGCATTAGAATTTGCCAGAAAAGGTGCTAACGTTGCCATATGCGGACGAAGAGAAAAAGAAGGAAAAGAGACCGTTGATCTAATTGAAAAAATTGGAGTAAAAGCTATTTTCGTAAAAGCAGACATTAGTAAATCGGTAGATGTAAAAAATTTTATTGATACGACTGTAAACAAATTTGGAACAATAAATTGTGCAGTAAACAGCGCCGGAAAACTTGGATCGATGAGCGGAATCTTAGATTATCCTGAAGATGAATGGAAAGCAGTAATGGATGTGAATATCACTGGCACATGGCTTTCTATGAAATATGAAATCCTTGAAATGCTAAAGCATAAACAAGGAAGTATTGTAAACGTAGCTTCTGTATTAGGGATAGTCGGGGGACATTTTAAAGTTTCAGCTTATTCCGCTAGTAAACATGGAATGGTAGGATTAACAAAATCAGCTGCATTAGAATTTGCTCATAAAGGAATTCGGATAAATGTAATCTGCCCGGGAAGCATTGAAACTGAGATGCTTGCAGATGTTTTTGCAAATGTTAAACCAGAAGATTTACAAAAAGCAAAGCAAGCTCAAGCAGCAGCTTACCCCATGAGACGAATTACTTCAGCTGAAGAAGTAGCAAAATCCGCAGTATGGCTTTGTTCTGATGAAGCATCCTTCATTACAGGTGTAGCTTTACCAGTCGATGGTGGTTGGACTGCGCAATAAATCATTCTTCATATCTACTACAAAGTTTTAGTTCAATCTTTTAATTTGTAATTGCTTGGTCAATGTGATGGATTACATTGGAAGATTGCCTCTTTATTCTAACGGCTAATGTCTCTAATCCTCTTTCCAGAAGCCAAGTATTTTGCAAAGAAAAGGAGGTTTCTTTTTCAATTGAATATTCTTTGATTTTTTCAATCAATTTCTTTTTTCCTGAATAAAATTCTTTTTGATTATCCTTATTTTTCGGTCTTCTTATCGGTCTTTCTGTCCCATCAGCATTTACGTAGTCGCCAGTATTTTTTTTTATGAATCTGACTTTTCGATTTCATTCATGTAATTTTAATTGTCTCGCTTAAAATGAAATGGTAGATACAAGGAAAAGGAAATCGCTAGCACTATTGCCTCTAGATAAAGTAAATACCAAGGATATTGACCAAGATGATTCAAAAAAGTATTGTTGTAAGTAGGTTTTGAGATAAACATATAATTTGCGTCTACTAGGAAGTTAACCCAAAATACAAATGCTCCAAATAGATTAAGAAAAACTCCCATTTTCGCTAAGGACAAAAGTGTCGGACGAAATTCCCAAATCCAAACCAAATAAAGACTCGCCAGAATAATCGCTACATGAGAAATAAAAAGTGATAAAATCTAAAATGAGGAAATCCCAACCATAACTCAGGCGACAGGATAGCGACTAATGCTCCACCAACTCCAGTAAAGTAAATAACCTCAAAAATTTTATAACTTCTTAGGATAAGCATAATTATACTCATTAGAATTGAAAAATCACAAAGCTGCAAAGGAAGTCCATACTCAATCTTCCAATTATTCGTTACAATATACCAGAATTGTAGTGAAATTTCTCCCGCAAACAAAACTAATGCGACTTTGTCAAGTCGCCAAACTACTTC from Leptospiraceae bacterium encodes:
- a CDS encoding glucose 1-dehydrogenase; this translates as MKLFEGKVAVVTGGTSGLGQAVALEFARKGANVAICGRREKEGKETVDLIEKIGVKAIFVKADISKSVDVKNFIDTTVNKFGTINCAVNSAGKLGSMSGILDYPEDEWKAVMDVNITGTWLSMKYEILEMLKHKQGSIVNVASVLGIVGGHFKVSAYSASKHGMVGLTKSAALEFAHKGIRINVICPGSIETEMLADVFANVKPEDLQKAKQAQAAAYPMRRITSAEEVAKSAVWLCSDEASFITGVALPVDGGWTAQ
- a CDS encoding PLP-dependent transferase, translating into MIEKIKEYSIEKETSFSLQNTWLLERGLETLAVRIKRQSSNVIHHIDQAITN
- a CDS encoding TIGR02206 family membrane protein, producing MFAGEISLQFWYIVTNNWKIEYGLPLQLCDFSILMSIIMLILRSYKIFEVIYFTGVGGALVAILSPELWLGFPHFRFYHFLFLM
- a CDS encoding YwaF family protein codes for the protein MLSLFISHVAIILASLYLVWIWEFRPTLLSLAKMGVFLNLFGAFVFWVNFLVDANYMFISKPTYNNTFLNHLGQYPWYLLYLEAIVLAISFSLYLPFHFKRDN